A genomic region of Colletotrichum destructivum chromosome 1, complete sequence contains the following coding sequences:
- a CDS encoding Putative vesicle transport protein, Use1: MARLPTAFPYAHSTTPEKGAAELSQLLRRLDQTILHADQDRERRLRSSEFERARLNSNLDYARSLLTRVEQEAIHVKLLSRRQDMQADLNRKRELLERLVDRMHDLEQLHEEDDDNSSDGEDILADIIPTPSESMDSRSTDIPTEDTGDQDKDEEPETPSLPPPVSALPKEPSQSFAAATTSEPEISTSHQSKTTTEAGTTTTQSLRSRGPARPDSPSATTTATARAALFASRRSNTVKSTVSAPASSTATAEAILDHQRAEQDALSESILKMASALKASSQKFSNTLEQDKNVVSRAADGMDKTERSMDAASRRMGTLRKMTEGKGWWGRMMLYAWVYGLMVALILLVFVMPKLRF, encoded by the exons ATGGCTCGCTTACCGACAGCGTTTCCGTATGCGCACAGCACAACCCCCGAGAAGGGCGCGGCCGAACTAAGCCAACTCCTTCGTCGACTCGACCAGACCATCCTCCACGCCGACCAGGACCGCGAGCGCAGGTTGCGGTCTAGCGAGTTCGAGCGGGCGAGGCTGAACTCT AACCTCGACTATGCGCGGAGTCTTCTCACAAGAGTCGAGCAGGAAGCCATACATGTCAAGCTTCTCTCTCGGAGGCAGGACATGCAGGCCGACCTGAACCGTAAACGCGAACTTCTTGAAAGACTGGTGGATAGGATGCATGATCTCGAACAG TTgcacgaggaagacgacgacaacagctCCGACGGCGAGGATATCTTGGCCGACATTATCCCCACGCCGAGCGAAAGCATGGACTCTCGGTCGACCGATATACCAACAGAAGACACAGGCGACCAAGATAAAGACGAAGAACCCGAGACACCCAGCCTTCCCCCGCCCGTCTCAGCGCTGCCAAAGGAACCCTCACAATCATTTGCAGCGGCCACGACTTCAGAACCGGAAATTTCGACATCACATCAATCAAAAACAACCACCGAAGCAgggacaacaacaacccaGTCCCTCCGTTCCCGCGGCCCCGCACGCCCTGACTCACcctcggcgacaacgacagcgacagcgcGCGCAGCCCTTTTCGCCTCCCGTCGCTCCAACACCGTCAAGTCGACAGTATCGGCCCCAGCCTCATCAACGGCAACGGCCGAAGCGATCCTGGATCACCAGCGCGCGGAGCAGGATGCGCTGTCCGAGTCGATTTTGAAGATGGCCAGTGCGCTCAAAGCCAGCTCGCAGAAGTTCTCCAACACGCTCGAGCAGGACAAGAATGTCGTCTCACGCGCGGCCGACGGGATGGACAAGACGGAAAGGTCGATGGACGCCGCGAGCCGGAGGATGGGCACGTTACGGAAGATGACGGAGGGTAAAGGGTGGTGGGGCCGGATGATGCTCTACGCATGGGTTTACGGGCTAATGGTTGCGTTGATTTTGTTGGTGTTTGTGATGCCCAAATTGAGGTTTTAG